A genomic region of Catalinimonas niigatensis contains the following coding sequences:
- a CDS encoding DNA gyrase/topoisomerase IV subunit A codes for MRNNMSEIDEEQLPASERIEGMYENWFLEYASYVILERAVPAIEDGLKPVQRRILHAMKEMDDGRFNKVANIIGQTMQYHPHGDASIGEAMVGLGQKDLLIETQGNWGDLRTGDNAAAPRYIEARLSKFALEVVFNQQTTDWQLSYDGRKKEPVTFPVKFPLLLAQGVEGIAVGLSTRILPHNFCELIQASIDLLRNKKINLLPDFPAGGMADFSDYNEGQRGGKVRIRATIEEYDKKTLIIKDIPYGATTNSLIDSILKANDKGKIKVKKVVDNTAKDVEILVSLAPGQSPDITKDALYAFTDCEVSISPNTCVIVGDKPRFLGVNELLRINTEQTVELLKRELEIRYQELLEKILFASLEKIFIENRIYRDIEEAETWEDVLKRIDKGLTPFKKDFYREITQDDLVRLTEIKIKRISKFDSFKADELMKKLQDELEQTKYDLENIRDYAIKYFKNLLDKYGKGKERKTLIKNFDIISANIVAANNEKLYVNYKDGFIGYGLKKDEFVTECSDIDDVIVFRADGKCLVTKIADKVFVGKDIIHVDIFRKNDERRVYNMIYEDGKSGRAMVKRFQVLAITRDKEYELTKGNSGSKVHYFSANPNAEAEIVRVYLSGRSKAKVKEFDFDFATLDIKGRGAQGNILTKYPIRKIVKTAEGESTMGGLDIWYHDFIGTLNTDGRGRYLGKFEGEDQLLAIYKDGCYEMKSYELTNKFDPDNIVLLEKYVAKKTVTAVYYDGISKNHLVKRFLIETTSSDRKFCFITDARSSRLLLATTMDQPQAELTYKKEGERQHEKNIVDLDLIVDIKGWKALGNQLTPHKVKDIRLIDETPPTSSEKNNTKKGAGKDENEEDEVSTGDEIVWEMNKENSSNLNKNGKPSKEQLGLFKS; via the coding sequence ATAAGAAATAATATGAGCGAAATAGACGAAGAACAACTACCGGCAAGTGAGAGGATTGAAGGCATGTACGAGAATTGGTTTCTTGAATATGCTTCTTATGTAATTCTGGAAAGAGCAGTACCGGCTATAGAAGATGGTTTGAAACCAGTACAAAGGCGTATCCTTCATGCAATGAAGGAAATGGACGATGGACGTTTTAATAAGGTAGCCAATATTATTGGGCAAACGATGCAGTATCACCCTCATGGGGATGCTTCAATTGGGGAAGCCATGGTAGGTTTGGGACAGAAAGACCTGCTGATTGAAACTCAGGGAAACTGGGGTGATTTGCGTACCGGGGATAATGCCGCTGCTCCCCGATACATTGAGGCCAGGTTATCCAAGTTTGCTTTGGAAGTGGTATTTAATCAGCAAACTACGGATTGGCAACTCTCTTATGATGGACGTAAAAAGGAGCCGGTTACTTTTCCGGTAAAGTTTCCATTGTTGCTTGCACAAGGCGTAGAGGGTATTGCGGTAGGTTTATCTACCCGTATCTTACCTCACAATTTTTGTGAACTTATCCAGGCATCCATAGATCTTTTGCGCAATAAAAAGATCAATCTTCTGCCGGACTTTCCTGCCGGAGGAATGGCAGATTTCTCAGATTATAATGAAGGCCAAAGAGGAGGAAAAGTAAGGATAAGGGCTACGATTGAGGAGTATGATAAGAAAACACTCATTATCAAAGATATCCCTTATGGTGCTACAACCAACAGCCTGATTGATTCTATTCTGAAGGCAAATGACAAAGGTAAAATCAAGGTCAAGAAAGTAGTGGACAATACCGCCAAAGATGTAGAGATACTGGTATCCTTGGCGCCAGGCCAGTCACCGGATATTACTAAAGATGCTCTCTATGCATTTACTGATTGTGAAGTATCTATTTCTCCCAATACCTGTGTTATTGTCGGTGACAAGCCACGCTTTCTGGGCGTAAATGAACTTTTAAGAATCAATACCGAGCAAACAGTTGAGCTCCTGAAGCGTGAACTGGAAATCAGGTATCAGGAGTTACTGGAAAAAATCTTGTTTGCCTCCCTGGAGAAGATTTTCATTGAAAACCGTATTTACCGTGATATTGAAGAAGCAGAAACCTGGGAGGATGTACTCAAGAGAATTGACAAGGGCTTAACACCATTCAAGAAAGATTTCTACAGAGAAATTACCCAGGATGACCTTGTTAGGCTAACTGAAATCAAAATCAAGCGCATTTCTAAGTTTGATAGCTTTAAGGCCGATGAACTGATGAAAAAATTGCAGGATGAGCTTGAACAAACTAAATATGACCTGGAGAATATCCGTGATTATGCGATAAAATATTTCAAAAACCTGCTGGATAAGTATGGGAAAGGAAAAGAGCGTAAGACACTGATCAAAAATTTTGATATAATCTCAGCAAATATTGTAGCGGCCAACAACGAAAAACTATACGTCAATTATAAAGATGGCTTCATTGGTTATGGTCTGAAAAAAGATGAGTTTGTTACAGAGTGTTCTGATATTGATGACGTTATCGTGTTCAGGGCAGATGGCAAATGCCTGGTCACCAAGATTGCTGACAAAGTATTTGTGGGCAAAGACATCATCCATGTAGATATTTTTAGAAAAAATGATGAACGCCGGGTGTATAACATGATCTATGAAGATGGTAAATCCGGAAGGGCTATGGTCAAGCGTTTTCAGGTGTTGGCGATTACACGTGATAAGGAGTATGAGCTCACCAAAGGAAATAGCGGTTCAAAAGTTCACTATTTCTCAGCCAATCCTAATGCGGAAGCAGAAATTGTGAGAGTTTATCTTTCAGGAAGATCTAAAGCTAAAGTCAAAGAATTTGATTTTGATTTTGCTACGCTGGACATCAAGGGTAGGGGAGCACAGGGTAATATCCTGACAAAATATCCTATCCGTAAAATTGTCAAAACAGCAGAGGGGGAATCTACTATGGGAGGTCTGGATATTTGGTATCATGATTTTATTGGTACGCTTAATACCGATGGCAGAGGACGGTATTTAGGAAAGTTTGAAGGAGAAGATCAGCTCCTTGCCATATATAAAGATGGCTGTTATGAGATGAAGTCTTATGAGCTTACCAATAAGTTTGATCCGGACAATATTGTATTACTGGAAAAATATGTAGCCAAGAAAACAGTGACGGCAGTTTATTATGATGGGATTTCTAAAAACCATCTGGTAAAGAGGTTTCTGATAGAAACTACTTCTTCTGATCGCAAATTCTGTTTCATCACAGATGCCCGTAGCTCCAGGCTATTGCTGGCAACTACCATGGACCAACCTCAGGCCGAGCTAACTTACAAAAAAGAAGGTGAGAGGCAGCATGAAAAAAATATCGTGGATTTGGATTTGATAGTAGATATCAAAGGATGGAAAGCTTTAGGGAATCAGTTGACTCCCCATAAAGTAAAAGACATACGTCTGATTGATGAAACACCGCCTACGTCTTCTGAAAAAAACAATACCAAGAAAGGTGCTGGTAAAGATGAAAATGAAGAGGATGAAGTTTCTACCGGTGATGAAATTGTATGGGAAATGAATAAAGAAAATAGTAGTAACTTGAATAAAAATGGAAAGCCATCTAAAGAGCAATTGGGCTTGTTCAAATCCTAA
- a CDS encoding MCP four helix bundle domain-containing protein: protein MRFLNNFSNKERILFSFLVVLVLINMLTLVTSRNLSDFSYDFKSMLEDRLIPASDLAKIQEQFYRNRINLEELIYLDEYEYENAETVIRHIRENDLRIDRIEDKYAKTHLTVDEENQLKEFNERFKNYRDIENKIIKYIEHNKFQEASNVYLHESIPAFEKLLDITHKLEDIQLVVGNKLYRHAQTKVRNIQVLAYLSLGIALIITAYILKVLQFKVK, encoded by the coding sequence ATGCGCTTTCTCAACAATTTTTCTAACAAAGAGAGGATTCTTTTCTCATTCCTGGTTGTACTGGTGTTGATTAACATGCTGACACTGGTTACTTCCAGAAACCTGTCAGATTTTTCGTATGATTTCAAGTCTATGCTGGAAGACAGGCTCATACCTGCTTCTGATCTGGCCAAAATCCAGGAACAATTTTATAGAAATAGAATCAATCTTGAAGAGCTCATTTATTTGGATGAGTACGAATATGAAAATGCAGAAACTGTAATTAGGCATATCAGAGAAAATGATCTTCGGATTGACAGAATTGAAGATAAATATGCAAAAACGCATCTTACGGTAGATGAAGAGAACCAGTTGAAGGAATTCAATGAGCGTTTTAAGAATTATCGTGACATAGAGAATAAAATTATAAAGTATATAGAACATAATAAATTTCAGGAAGCAAGTAATGTGTATTTACACGAAAGTATACCCGCTTTTGAAAAACTATTGGATATCACGCACAAACTGGAAGATATACAGCTAGTTGTAGGTAATAAATTATATCGGCATGCGCAAACGAAGGTCAGAAATATACAAGTACTGGCCTACCTTAGTCTTGGCATAGCCCTGATCATTACTGCCTATATACTGAAGGTTCTGCAATTTAAAGTGAAATGA
- a CDS encoding MBL fold metallo-hydrolase, with protein MRVTFLGTGTSQGVPVINCQCVVCSSMDYRDKRLRSSIHIEVNGKSFIIDSGPDFRQQVLGNQITQLDALIFTHQHKDHIAGMDDVRGFNFSQQKDMPVFATHEVIQQLKQEFAYVFAADSYPGVPRVLVHEIENKPFEAEGVAFTPIQVLHYKLPVFGYRVQNFTYITDAKSVAEEEKEKMKGTEVLVLNALQHKQHLSHFTLEESLELIEEIQPRQAYLTHISHNLGTHQEVNRLLPPHVKLAYDSLRIEI; from the coding sequence TTGAGAGTAACTTTTTTAGGTACTGGTACATCGCAAGGTGTACCGGTGATCAACTGCCAGTGTGTAGTATGTAGCTCCATGGATTATCGGGATAAGCGGCTGCGGTCTTCAATACATATTGAAGTAAATGGCAAAAGTTTTATCATAGATTCAGGGCCTGACTTCAGGCAACAGGTGCTTGGCAATCAAATCACTCAACTGGATGCCCTTATCTTTACCCACCAGCACAAAGATCATATTGCAGGTATGGACGACGTGAGAGGTTTCAACTTTTCACAACAAAAAGACATGCCTGTTTTTGCGACTCATGAGGTGATCCAACAATTAAAACAGGAATTTGCTTATGTTTTTGCTGCTGACAGCTACCCGGGTGTGCCCAGAGTGCTTGTGCATGAGATAGAAAATAAGCCTTTTGAAGCAGAAGGCGTAGCATTTACCCCTATACAGGTATTGCATTACAAACTGCCCGTATTTGGCTACCGCGTACAAAACTTTACCTATATCACGGACGCTAAATCTGTTGCTGAGGAAGAGAAAGAAAAAATGAAAGGTACGGAAGTGCTGGTATTGAATGCTCTACAGCATAAGCAGCATCTATCTCATTTTACGCTGGAAGAATCTTTGGAATTAATTGAAGAGATTCAACCTCGCCAGGCTTATCTTACCCATATCAGTCATAATTTAGGAACACATCAGGAAGTAAACCGCCTTCTTCCTCCTCATGTAAAACTAGCTTATGATAGTTTAAGGATTGAAATATAA
- a CDS encoding DNA topoisomerase IV subunit B, translating into MTNNNHSNYTEESIRSLDWREHIRLRPGMYIGKLGDGSSFDDGIYVLVKEVVDNSIDEHVMGFGKTIDIKVTEKHVEIRDYGRGIPLGKVIDCVSKINTGGKYDSKAFQKSVGLNGVGTKAVNALSEHFKVQSFRDGQTKIAEFERGVIKKDAKLTKSEEKNGTLIIFEPDEEIFKHFHYRPQFLENQIWNYVYLNSGLTINFNGKKFHSENGLLDLLSNKTSEDSLRYPIIHLKGNDIEVAMSHTNQYGEEYYSFVNGQYTTQGGTHLSAFREAVVKTVREFYNKNFDASDIRASIVAAISVRVQEPVFESQTKTKLGSQNVGPDGPTMRTFINDFIKSELDNYLHRHQDAANALLKRIQQSERERKEIAGIKKLANDRAKKANLHNKKLRDCRIHFDDKKADKIDDTMIFITEGDSASGSITKSRDVQTQAVFSLRGKPLNCFSLTKKVVYENEEFNLLQHALNIEDGLEGLRYRKIIIATDADVDGMHIRLLLLTFFLQFFPDLVRNGHLYILDTPLFRVRNKKETIYCYSEEEKRQAVEKLGSKPEITRFKGLGEISPDEFGAFIGEDIRLQPIIVDDKVSIIKLLTFYMGKNTPDRQVFIIDRLRVEKDLVKEAV; encoded by the coding sequence ATGACTAACAACAATCATAGTAATTATACGGAGGAAAGCATACGGTCACTGGACTGGCGAGAGCATATAAGACTCAGACCTGGTATGTATATTGGTAAGCTGGGTGATGGTTCGTCTTTTGATGACGGTATCTATGTACTGGTAAAAGAAGTCGTTGACAATAGTATTGACGAGCATGTGATGGGCTTTGGCAAAACCATAGATATCAAAGTTACGGAAAAGCATGTGGAGATCAGAGACTATGGTCGTGGCATCCCTTTGGGTAAAGTGATAGATTGTGTATCTAAAATCAATACCGGAGGTAAATACGATTCCAAAGCCTTTCAAAAGTCAGTAGGTTTGAATGGGGTAGGTACCAAGGCCGTTAATGCGTTGTCAGAGCATTTCAAAGTGCAATCGTTTCGTGACGGACAGACCAAAATCGCGGAATTTGAGCGAGGTGTGATAAAAAAAGATGCGAAACTCACTAAGTCTGAAGAGAAAAATGGTACGCTCATCATATTTGAACCGGACGAAGAAATTTTCAAACACTTTCATTATCGTCCTCAGTTTCTGGAAAATCAGATCTGGAATTATGTATACCTGAACTCTGGCCTTACCATTAATTTTAATGGCAAAAAATTTCATTCTGAAAATGGCCTCTTGGATCTTCTTTCCAACAAAACTTCTGAAGATAGTCTACGCTATCCTATCATTCATCTGAAAGGGAATGATATTGAAGTTGCCATGTCGCATACCAACCAGTATGGAGAAGAGTATTACTCTTTTGTAAATGGGCAGTATACAACGCAGGGTGGTACACACCTTTCTGCCTTTAGAGAGGCAGTAGTGAAAACCGTTCGTGAATTTTATAACAAAAATTTTGATGCCTCTGATATTCGTGCATCTATCGTAGCAGCTATCTCAGTAAGGGTGCAAGAGCCGGTTTTTGAGTCCCAGACCAAAACCAAGCTGGGTTCTCAGAATGTAGGCCCGGATGGGCCAACCATGCGTACGTTTATCAATGATTTTATTAAGAGCGAGCTTGATAACTATCTCCACAGACATCAGGATGCAGCAAATGCCCTTTTAAAACGAATTCAACAGTCAGAGCGTGAGCGAAAAGAGATCGCCGGTATCAAGAAATTAGCCAACGATCGGGCCAAGAAAGCTAACCTGCATAACAAAAAACTGCGTGACTGCCGCATTCACTTTGATGATAAAAAGGCTGATAAAATAGACGATACCATGATCTTTATCACCGAGGGTGATTCTGCCAGTGGATCTATCACCAAGTCAAGGGATGTACAAACGCAGGCTGTATTTAGTTTAAGAGGTAAGCCTCTGAATTGCTTTTCTCTGACCAAGAAAGTAGTATACGAAAATGAAGAGTTCAACCTGCTCCAGCATGCACTGAATATAGAGGATGGGCTAGAGGGCTTGCGTTACCGCAAGATCATCATTGCTACAGATGCCGACGTGGATGGTATGCACATTCGTCTGCTGTTGCTCACGTTCTTTCTACAGTTTTTTCCTGATCTTGTTCGCAATGGTCATCTCTATATTTTGGATACACCATTGTTTAGGGTCAGAAATAAGAAAGAGACTATTTACTGCTATTCTGAAGAAGAAAAACGCCAGGCTGTTGAGAAGTTAGGTAGCAAACCGGAAATTACCCGATTTAAAGGTTTGGGAGAGATTTCTCCGGATGAATTTGGCGCTTTTATCGGGGAAGACATCAGGCTTCAGCCCATCATTGTAGATGATAAAGTAAGTATCATTAAGCTATTGACATTCTATATGGGGAAAAACACACCTGACAGGCAGGTCTTTATTATTGATCGTCTGAGGGTAGAGAAAGATCTGGTGAAGGAGGCTGTATAG